A stretch of Flavobacterium sp. N2270 DNA encodes these proteins:
- a CDS encoding T9SS type A sorting domain-containing protein, which yields MKKNYFLFMLLVGTLSFGQVILQDDFNYTDGGLLTDNSWTSVSGGTTNPIAVGTSNGLSYTGYSGLTGILASNVGNAAIINNTGQDVAKTFTATTTGSVYMSFMLNIVNATSGYYIGLGNGGTTYTARVFVQPGSTGTTFNLGVSNSSTATYSSTPTDFNLGQTYLVIVKYNISSQTATLWCKSTGVPADEVAAGTAEVTSTGGGLTAISSAFIRQYSASQHQIVDGLLIASSWMGSTPCPLTLGSQVATCDATTLALDTYNVTIPFTGGATGTYNLSTTSGTIGGDNPTSTASGNITISGVTEGTNVTLTISGSCSLNSVISAPECKPVNALPYHEPFNYTVGQGLGSQQMWTNVNSGDDVSVKSGNLTYGSTTGTGNSVEFSGSGIDPFSPFTATTSGTIYAGFMMKVSDLTNVTDGNEDYFAILTDANKSFRARFFVKKTGTQYQLGFDSSGTTTTNYDATLRNTGDVVYVILGYDFTTNMLKAWLNPNLNTFSAATAATLTVDVTASPITEIGGFMIRQGGNSNTPTIEIDELKISTATTYLGSTSFNAIEGFTMYPNPSNGNTLYFSTVANAELDVQVYDMLGKQVINSKVSNNALNISGLNQGIYIVKVTEEGKTATRKLVVR from the coding sequence ATGAAAAAAAATTACTTTTTATTTATGTTGTTAGTAGGTACTTTGTCTTTTGGACAAGTTATTCTGCAAGACGATTTTAACTACACAGACGGCGGATTATTAACAGATAATTCATGGACATCAGTTAGTGGAGGAACAACAAATCCAATAGCCGTTGGAACATCGAATGGACTATCTTACACTGGGTATTCTGGTCTGACTGGAATATTAGCTTCAAATGTTGGTAACGCTGCAATAATAAACAATACAGGTCAAGATGTAGCAAAAACATTTACTGCAACTACTACTGGTTCTGTCTATATGTCATTTATGCTTAATATAGTAAATGCAACTTCTGGATATTATATAGGCCTTGGAAATGGAGGAACAACCTATACCGCTAGAGTTTTTGTACAACCAGGTAGTACAGGAACAACATTCAACCTAGGGGTATCCAACTCTAGTACTGCAACTTATTCTTCAACTCCAACAGATTTTAACTTAGGTCAAACATACTTGGTTATTGTAAAATACAATATCTCTTCACAAACTGCTACTCTTTGGTGTAAATCAACTGGGGTTCCTGCAGATGAAGTTGCTGCTGGAACAGCAGAAGTAACATCAACAGGAGGAGGTCTTACAGCAATATCATCAGCATTTATTAGACAATATAGTGCTTCTCAACACCAAATAGTTGATGGACTATTAATTGCATCATCATGGATGGGATCTACACCATGTCCACTTACTTTAGGATCACAAGTTGCAACTTGTGATGCTACAACTCTTGCTTTAGATACTTATAATGTTACTATCCCTTTCACAGGAGGAGCAACTGGTACGTATAATTTATCAACTACTTCTGGAACTATTGGTGGAGATAATCCAACATCTACTGCATCTGGTAATATCACAATTTCAGGCGTAACAGAAGGAACAAATGTAACATTAACAATTAGTGGTTCTTGTAGTCTAAATAGCGTTATAAGTGCACCTGAATGTAAACCGGTAAACGCTTTACCTTACCATGAGCCATTTAACTATACTGTAGGTCAAGGTTTAGGAAGTCAACAAATGTGGACAAATGTTAATTCTGGTGACGATGTTTCAGTAAAATCAGGTAACTTAACTTATGGTTCTACAACTGGGACAGGAAATTCTGTAGAATTTAGCGGTTCTGGAATTGACCCATTCTCTCCTTTCACAGCCACAACTAGCGGAACAATTTATGCAGGTTTTATGATGAAAGTTTCAGACTTGACTAATGTTACTGATGGAAACGAAGATTATTTTGCAATATTAACAGACGCAAACAAAAGTTTTAGAGCAAGATTTTTTGTTAAAAAAACTGGTACTCAATACCAATTAGGTTTTGATTCATCTGGTACAACAACAACTAATTATGACGCTACTTTAAGAAACACAGGAGATGTCGTTTATGTAATATTAGGTTATGACTTTACAACAAATATGCTTAAAGCTTGGTTAAATCCAAATTTAAATACTTTTAGCGCTGCTACAGCTGCTACTTTAACTGTAGACGTTACTGCTTCGCCAATTACAGAAATAGGTGGCTTTATGATAAGACAAGGAGGAAATTCAAACACGCCAACTATTGAAATAGATGAATTAAAAATTTCAACAGCTACTACATACTTAGGCTCTACTTCTTTTAATGCAATTGAAGGGTTTACAATGTATCCAAATCCATCTAATGGAAATACATTATACTTCTCAACTGTTGCAAATGCTGAATTAGATGTTCAAGTATACGATATGTTAGGAAAGCAAGTAATCAATTCTAAAGTATCTAATAATGCTTTAAATATCTCAGGTTTAAACCAAGGGATTTACATTGTTAAAGTTACTGAAGAAGGAAAAACAGCTACTAGAAAATTAGTAGTTAGATAA
- a CDS encoding polyprenol monophosphomannose synthase, producing MSKGVVVIPTYNEIENIEEIINAVFSLKTEFHILIVDDNSPDGTSQRVNELQKLFENKLFIEVRQKKAGLGTAYVHGFKWALEREYEYIFEMDADFSHNPKDLVKLYKACKNGADVAIGSRYSTGVNVVNWPLSRVLLSYFASVYVKLITGMKIHDATAGFICYKRSVLETIQLDKIKFIGYAFQIEMKYRAFVKEFNIVEVPIIFTDRTKGQSKMSGSIIKEAIFGVILLRIKKIFNTL from the coding sequence ATGTCAAAAGGAGTAGTTGTAATTCCAACGTATAATGAAATTGAAAATATCGAAGAGATAATCAATGCTGTTTTTTCGTTAAAGACAGAATTTCACATTCTTATTGTTGATGATAATTCTCCTGACGGAACATCTCAAAGAGTTAATGAGTTGCAAAAGCTATTTGAAAACAAACTTTTTATAGAGGTTCGTCAAAAAAAAGCTGGATTAGGAACTGCTTATGTTCATGGTTTTAAATGGGCTCTAGAAAGAGAATATGAATACATTTTTGAAATGGATGCCGATTTTTCTCATAACCCTAAAGATTTAGTAAAGTTATACAAAGCCTGTAAAAATGGCGCAGATGTTGCAATAGGTTCTAGATATTCTACTGGTGTAAATGTTGTGAACTGGCCTTTAAGCAGGGTTTTATTGTCTTATTTTGCTTCGGTTTATGTAAAGTTAATAACTGGTATGAAAATTCATGATGCGACTGCTGGTTTTATTTGTTATAAAAGATCGGTTTTAGAAACCATTCAGTTAGATAAAATAAAATTTATTGGATATGCATTTCAAATAGAAATGAAATACAGAGCATTTGTAAAAGAATTTAATATAGTTGAAGTGCCTATTATTTTTACTGATAGAACAAAGGGACAGTCAAAAATGAGTGGTTCTATAATTAAAGAAGCCATTTTTGGAGTAATATTATTAAGAATAAAAAAAATATTTAATACATTATAA
- a CDS encoding T9SS type A sorting domain-containing protein: MIKKYFYTILIFSVLFAFEGYSQVNKSQEPTIEGLTIYPNPVNSGKIYITSKSSLDKKVEIFDVLGKKVLETTTSNKEVNISNLTAGIYIIKIKEGDNSATRKLIVN; the protein is encoded by the coding sequence ATGATAAAAAAATACTTTTATACTATTTTAATTTTTTCAGTTTTATTTGCTTTTGAAGGATATTCACAAGTAAATAAATCGCAGGAACCTACTATTGAAGGATTAACAATTTACCCAAATCCTGTAAATTCTGGGAAAATTTATATTACCTCTAAATCTTCATTAGACAAGAAGGTAGAAATTTTTGATGTATTAGGTAAGAAAGTTTTAGAAACTACTACTTCTAATAAAGAAGTAAACATTTCTAACCTTACTGCCGGAATCTACATTATTAAAATTAAAGAAGGAGACAATTCAGCAACACGAAAGCTGATTGTTAACTAG
- the tyrS gene encoding tyrosine--tRNA ligase translates to MKNLIEELQWRGLVHDIMPGTEEQLLKEPTAVYIGFDPTSDSLHIGSLVPIILLKHIRNYGHRPIALVGGATGMIGDPSGKSNERNLLDEETLNHNVDGIKSVLSKFLDFDATDAAAPILVNNYDWMKQFSFIDFAREVGKRITVNYMMAKDSVKKRLSGEDGSEGMSFTEFTYQLIQGYDFYHLNKEYNCLLQMGGSDQWGNITTGTELVRRMNVDNEERSKAYAMTCPLITKADGSKFGKSEGGNVWLSADKTSPYKFYQFWINTTDEDAEKYIKIFTFLDKPTIDALIAEHNEDRGAKTLQKRLAEELMLLVHSQEDLDRAIFSSAAFFSKDMTNLKTLSVKELEAVFEGIPFAEVSRLDIEEGLDMIGAMAAKTNFLGSNGEARRELKQNSISLNKEKVSEDRVITNEDLINNEFLLLQKGKKNYYVIRVK, encoded by the coding sequence ATGAAAAATTTAATTGAAGAATTACAATGGAGAGGACTTGTGCATGATATTATGCCAGGAACAGAAGAACAACTATTAAAAGAGCCAACAGCTGTTTATATAGGTTTTGATCCAACTTCAGACTCATTGCATATTGGTAGTTTAGTGCCAATTATATTATTAAAACACATTCGTAATTATGGACACAGACCAATTGCTTTAGTTGGTGGTGCAACGGGTATGATAGGTGATCCTTCTGGAAAATCAAACGAAAGAAATCTTTTAGATGAAGAAACATTAAATCATAATGTAGATGGAATTAAAAGTGTCCTTTCTAAATTCTTAGATTTCGATGCTACTGATGCTGCTGCTCCTATTTTAGTTAATAACTACGATTGGATGAAACAGTTTTCATTCATTGATTTTGCTCGTGAAGTTGGTAAGAGAATTACCGTTAATTACATGATGGCAAAAGATTCTGTAAAGAAGCGTTTGAGTGGAGAAGATGGTTCGGAAGGAATGAGTTTTACTGAATTTACATACCAATTAATTCAGGGCTATGATTTTTATCATTTAAATAAAGAATACAATTGTTTGCTTCAAATGGGAGGAAGTGATCAATGGGGAAACATTACTACCGGAACTGAATTGGTTCGTAGGATGAATGTTGACAATGAAGAGCGTTCTAAAGCTTACGCTATGACATGCCCTTTAATTACAAAGGCAGATGGTTCTAAATTTGGAAAATCAGAAGGGGGAAATGTATGGTTAAGTGCTGATAAGACATCGCCATATAAATTTTACCAATTTTGGATTAATACTACTGATGAAGATGCTGAGAAATACATTAAAATATTTACATTTTTAGACAAACCAACTATTGATGCTTTAATTGCAGAACATAATGAGGATAGAGGTGCTAAAACTTTACAAAAACGTTTGGCTGAAGAATTAATGTTATTAGTTCACTCTCAAGAAGATTTAGATAGAGCTATCTTTTCATCAGCAGCTTTTTTTAGTAAAGACATGACTAATTTAAAAACATTATCAGTTAAAGAATTAGAAGCTGTTTTTGAAGGAATTCCTTTTGCTGAGGTTTCTAGGTTAGATATAGAAGAAGGTTTAGACATGATTGGAGCTATGGCTGCAAAAACAAATTTCTTAGGATCTAATGGCGAAGCACGTCGCGAATTGAAACAAAATTCTATTTCCTTAAATAAGGAAAAAGTTTCAGAAGATAGAGTAATTACAAATGAAGATTTGATTAATAATGAATTTTTACTTTTACAAAAAGGAAAGAAAAACTATTATGTAATTAGGGTAAAATAA
- a CDS encoding acyl transferase, with protein MIHSNDIFTIASKKEFEKIALKVFRFQFDNNLVYHKFCTLLNKNKENVKSLIEIPFLPIQFFKSHKVLSSSETIQATFTSSGTTGMITSKHLVTDISLYEKSYRNAFSQFYGNIEDYCVLALLPSYLEREGSSLIHMVDDLIESSNHPDSGFYLNNYNELISKLIELDNSGQNVILIGVTYALLDLIELHQFQLKNTIIMETGGMKGKRKEMIREELHKILCEGFGVPVINSEYGMTELLSQAYSLGNGVFECPNWMQILIRDTEDALSYVKEGKTGGINVIDLANINSCSFIATQDLGKKNPNYSFEVLGRFDNSDIRGCNLMVL; from the coding sequence ATGATTCATTCTAACGATATATTTACCATTGCATCAAAAAAAGAATTTGAGAAAATCGCTTTAAAGGTTTTCCGATTTCAATTTGACAACAATTTGGTATATCATAAATTTTGTACTCTTCTAAATAAGAATAAAGAAAATGTAAAATCATTAATAGAAATTCCATTTTTACCCATTCAGTTTTTCAAAAGCCACAAAGTATTAAGTTCTTCAGAAACTATTCAAGCGACCTTTACAAGCAGCGGAACAACAGGAATGATTACTAGTAAACATTTAGTTACTGATATTTCCTTATACGAAAAAAGTTATCGAAATGCATTTTCTCAATTTTATGGAAATATCGAAGATTATTGTGTTTTAGCTTTGCTTCCATCGTATTTAGAACGCGAAGGTTCTTCCTTAATTCATATGGTTGATGATTTAATTGAAAGCAGCAATCATCCAGATTCTGGCTTTTATTTAAACAATTATAATGAGCTTATCTCAAAGTTAATTGAACTTGATAATTCTGGGCAAAATGTAATTTTAATTGGTGTGACTTACGCTTTATTAGACTTAATTGAACTACATCAATTTCAATTAAAAAACACCATTATTATGGAAACTGGAGGAATGAAAGGCAAAAGAAAAGAAATGATCCGTGAAGAATTACACAAAATTCTATGCGAAGGTTTTGGCGTTCCCGTAATTAATTCTGAATACGGAATGACCGAATTATTATCTCAAGCTTATTCTTTAGGAAATGGGGTATTTGAATGCCCTAATTGGATGCAAATCTTAATTAGAGACACAGAAGATGCTTTGTCTTATGTAAAAGAAGGAAAAACGGGTGGAATTAATGTAATTGACTTAGCCAATATTAATTCGTGTTCGTTTATTGCAACGCAAGATTTAGGTAAAAAAAATCCCAACTATTCTTTCGAAGTGCTGGGACGTTTTGATAATTCTGATATACGTGGTTGCAATCTTATGGTCTTATAA
- a CDS encoding DUF4296 domain-containing protein yields MKNILFIFILFLFSACNENPVENPDKLLGEEVMIDILYDIAILQAAEGYVPELLNSNNINSNSFIYDKYEIDSVTYYQNHKYYAADVKKYKKMYTEVIDRINSKKKKLEVKNLTIEGVESSSKAIDDILVED; encoded by the coding sequence ATGAAAAATATCCTTTTTATTTTTATTTTATTTTTATTCTCTGCTTGTAATGAAAATCCAGTAGAAAATCCAGACAAATTATTGGGTGAAGAAGTAATGATAGATATTTTATATGATATTGCTATTTTACAGGCGGCTGAAGGTTATGTTCCTGAATTGCTTAATTCAAACAACATAAATTCAAATAGTTTTATTTATGATAAGTATGAAATAGATAGTGTTACCTATTATCAAAATCATAAATACTATGCTGCAGATGTAAAAAAGTATAAAAAAATGTACACAGAAGTCATTGATAGAATAAATTCTAAAAAAAAGAAATTAGAAGTTAAAAACCTAACAATTGAGGGTGTTGAAAGTTCGTCTAAAGCTATTGATGATATTCTTGTAGAAGATTAA
- a CDS encoding NAD-dependent epimerase/dehydratase family protein — protein MILVTGATGLVGSHLLVKLLQEENEVKALYRNEKGIEAVKNVFKYKNAIDLFEKIIWVKGDITDIPSLNSAFENITNVYHCAALISFDPNDEELLRKTNIEGTANVVNCCIDFGVKKICHVSSIAALGDTKENEYLITEETEWNPEKLHGDYAISKFGAETEVWRAQQEGIEVVIVNPGVIFGYGFPNQGSGLIINRVKNGLLFYTKGKTGIVAVEDVTNCMILLMNNYTNGERFTVVAENIHFNILLSIISKGLNVKSPKLYANKWITNIGWRLDWLFSKILFKERKFTRATAISSHSLDIYKNTKIVTKLKYNFIRMDEYIVNLLQEYHQ, from the coding sequence ATGATATTAGTTACAGGAGCAACAGGTTTAGTAGGTTCACATTTACTTGTAAAATTACTTCAAGAAGAAAATGAAGTAAAGGCGTTATATAGAAATGAGAAAGGTATCGAAGCTGTAAAAAATGTATTCAAGTATAAAAATGCAATTGATTTATTTGAAAAAATTATTTGGGTAAAAGGAGATATTACAGATATTCCTTCTTTAAATAGTGCATTTGAAAATATTACAAATGTTTATCATTGTGCTGCCTTAATTTCATTTGACCCAAATGACGAAGAACTACTTAGAAAAACTAATATAGAAGGAACTGCTAATGTTGTCAATTGCTGTATTGACTTTGGAGTAAAGAAAATTTGCCACGTAAGTTCAATTGCTGCACTTGGAGACACGAAAGAAAACGAATATTTAATTACTGAAGAAACAGAATGGAATCCTGAAAAACTACATGGTGATTATGCTATTTCTAAATTTGGTGCAGAAACCGAAGTTTGGAGAGCACAACAAGAAGGAATTGAAGTCGTCATTGTAAACCCTGGTGTAATTTTTGGTTATGGGTTTCCAAATCAAGGTAGTGGTTTAATCATAAATAGAGTTAAAAATGGTTTACTTTTTTACACCAAAGGGAAAACCGGAATTGTTGCTGTTGAAGATGTGACAAATTGTATGATTTTATTAATGAATAACTATACAAATGGGGAACGATTTACTGTAGTTGCAGAAAATATACATTTCAACATCCTATTATCAATAATTTCAAAAGGTTTAAATGTAAAATCACCTAAACTATATGCAAATAAGTGGATTACTAATATAGGATGGAGATTAGATTGGTTGTTTTCAAAAATCTTATTTAAAGAAAGAAAATTTACTAGAGCAACAGCAATTTCATCGCATAGCCTTGACATATACAAAAACACAAAAATTGTAACTAAATTAAAATATAATTTTATTAGAATGGATGAATATATAGTTAATCTTCTACAAGAATATCATCAATAG
- a CDS encoding dihydroorotase → MGKFLIKNAKIVNEGVIFEGDVLIENDFIKEIAESISLKSSDCTVIDAEGNYLIPGVIDDQVHFREPGLTHKGNIESESRAAVAGGITSFIEQPNTVPNAVTQELLEDKYVIASKTSYANYSFMMGGTNDNLEEVLKTNPRNVAGIKLFLGSSTGNMLVDNQEVLEKIFSSTKMLIAVHCEDEATIKANLEKYKQEFGDDIPMNKHHLIRSVEACYISSSKAIELAKKTGARLHVFHLSTAKEMELFTNKIPLEEKQITAEVCVHHLWFTDKDYDTKGAFIKWNPAVKTEADKNALWEALLNDKIDVIATDHAPHTLEEKKNSYVNCPSGGPLVQHALVAMFEAHLNGKISVEKLVEKMCHNPAKIFKIEKRGFLKEGYFADLAIVNTHQPWNVNKDNILYKCGWSPFEGTNFKSRVMHTFVNGNLVYTNGKVKSVKAGKRLLFERE, encoded by the coding sequence ATGGGTAAGTTTTTAATAAAGAATGCAAAAATTGTAAATGAAGGAGTAATTTTTGAAGGCGACGTATTAATTGAAAATGATTTTATTAAAGAAATTGCCGAATCAATTAGCTTGAAGTCTTCCGATTGTACTGTTATTGATGCAGAAGGAAATTATCTTATTCCAGGTGTTATTGATGATCAAGTTCATTTTAGAGAGCCAGGTTTAACACATAAAGGGAATATAGAATCTGAAAGTAGAGCAGCTGTTGCTGGAGGAATTACCAGTTTTATTGAACAACCAAATACGGTTCCAAATGCTGTAACACAAGAACTTTTAGAAGATAAATACGTTATTGCTAGCAAAACTTCTTATGCCAATTATTCTTTCATGATGGGAGGAACAAATGACAATTTAGAAGAGGTTTTAAAAACAAATCCTCGAAATGTTGCTGGGATAAAATTATTTTTAGGTTCATCAACAGGAAATATGTTGGTAGATAATCAAGAGGTTTTAGAAAAAATATTTTCTTCTACAAAAATGCTAATTGCTGTTCATTGTGAAGATGAGGCAACGATTAAAGCAAATTTAGAAAAATATAAACAAGAATTTGGTGATGATATTCCTATGAATAAACATCATTTGATAAGAAGTGTTGAAGCATGTTATATTTCGTCGTCTAAAGCGATTGAGTTGGCAAAGAAAACGGGAGCAAGGTTGCATGTATTTCATTTGTCAACAGCAAAAGAAATGGAACTGTTTACCAATAAAATTCCATTAGAAGAAAAACAAATCACAGCAGAGGTGTGTGTGCATCATCTTTGGTTTACCGATAAAGATTACGATACAAAAGGAGCTTTTATAAAATGGAATCCCGCTGTAAAAACTGAGGCTGATAAAAATGCATTATGGGAAGCTTTATTGAACGACAAAATTGATGTTATTGCAACTGATCATGCACCACATACTTTAGAAGAAAAGAAAAACAGCTATGTAAATTGCCCTTCAGGTGGCCCATTAGTTCAACATGCTTTAGTGGCAATGTTTGAAGCACATTTAAATGGTAAAATTTCAGTTGAAAAATTAGTAGAAAAAATGTGTCATAATCCTGCTAAAATATTCAAAATTGAAAAAAGAGGTTTTTTAAAAGAAGGTTATTTTGCAGATTTAGCTATTGTAAACACTCATCAACCTTGGAATGTAAATAAAGATAATATTTTGTATAAATGTGGTTGGTCTCCTTTTGAAGGAACTAACTTTAAGTCGCGAGTTATGCATACATTTGTAAATGGAAATCTAGTTTACACAAATGGAAAAGTAAAAAGCGTAAAAGCAGGAAAAAGATTACTTTTCGAAAGAGAATAA
- a CDS encoding DUF4271 domain-containing protein encodes MEINYHERIINYTDWATLMFVLSVFIIALNRSVFQVRFIEFMRLGVSDKYTKIYKDSTNMNSGFTMSLFLVQLISFSFFVLLSLSHYKLTTKENIIVFIQVITFLGVFILSKYLIEKIIATTFKIEEFVEQFNLLKVSYRTYFGVLLLPINIILYYNSFNENWIYLSLLLILVVINVITYFITLKVYQNIILGKIFYFILYLCTLEIAPYYFIYKWIIKN; translated from the coding sequence ATGGAAATAAATTATCACGAAAGAATTATAAATTATACAGACTGGGCGACTTTAATGTTTGTTCTAAGTGTGTTTATTATTGCGCTAAATAGATCAGTATTTCAAGTTAGATTCATAGAATTTATGCGCTTAGGAGTTTCTGACAAATACACTAAAATATATAAAGATAGTACTAACATGAACAGCGGCTTTACAATGTCGTTATTTCTTGTACAATTAATTTCCTTTTCTTTTTTTGTTTTACTTAGTTTAAGCCATTACAAGCTTACAACAAAGGAAAATATTATTGTTTTTATTCAAGTAATAACTTTTTTAGGTGTTTTTATACTCTCAAAATACTTAATAGAAAAAATTATTGCAACAACTTTTAAGATTGAGGAGTTTGTAGAGCAATTTAATTTACTAAAAGTAAGTTATAGAACATATTTTGGTGTTTTATTATTACCAATAAACATTATTTTATATTACAATTCTTTTAATGAAAACTGGATTTACTTATCATTATTACTTATTTTAGTAGTGATTAATGTGATTACTTACTTCATTACATTAAAAGTTTATCAAAATATAATTCTAGGTAAAATATTTTATTTTATTTTGTATCTTTGCACTCTTGAAATAGCACCGTACTATTTTATATATAAATGGATTATAAAAAACTAA